One window of the Micropterus dolomieu isolate WLL.071019.BEF.003 ecotype Adirondacks linkage group LG08, ASM2129224v1, whole genome shotgun sequence genome contains the following:
- the LOC123975174 gene encoding tyrosine-protein phosphatase non-receptor type 7-like encodes MSMPFAVSSASPTAEDPITPPPMTTPPRKASVRLQERRGSNLSLLLDVSSLGVEPVCSVTTPKEVWLQLLHTSSRTLTHTMLQQAAVDTKTLNVEYQKIPPNFVSAAELDVPGHMIKDRYKTILPNTESRVILRSPEEEAGPDGYINANYIRGYKGAPRAYIATQGPMLHTVGDFWDMVWQERSSIIVMVTRLKENNEKCELYWPQPGERRKRRRSRTLKEEQEDEEEQREEEEEEGDTGQFGRFILRVRDSQEKDGFTVTDLEIQLCAERRHVRHYWFTSWPDHHIPQCTAPLLRLVEEVETYRRSLLPPSSQPITDTPAPGPGPVIVHCSAGIGRTGCFIVCSICCQQLRETGQVDILETVCQLRLDRGGMIQTTEQYQFLYSTLAQYSSQLQHSQEQNQPVTVPQDQQNPEDQVSTQLQNLQLDNTQNGKN; translated from the exons atgagtATGCCGTTTGCAGTGAGCTCAGCCTCCCCTACTGCTGAGGACCCGATCACGCCGCCGCCCATGACCACACCTCCTCGCAAAGCCTCGGTCCGCCTGCAGGAGAG GCGGGGGTCCAACCTGTCTCTGCTACTGGACGTGAGCAGCCTGGGGGTGGAGCCTGTTTGTTCCGTTACCACCCCAAAGGAGGTGTGGCTTCAGCTGCTACACACCTCCTCGAGAACACTCACGCACACGATGCTGCAGCAGGCCGCCGTGGACACAAAGACACTGAATGTAGAGTACCAG AAGATACCTCCGAACTTTGTGAGCGCTGCAGAGCTTGATGTGCCAGGACACATGATCAAAGACAGATACAAAACCATCCTACCCA ACACTGAGAGCCGGGTGATCCTGAGGAGCCCAGAGGAAGAGGCGGGGCCAGACGGCTACATCAACGCCAACTACATCAGG GGTTACAAAGGAGCTCCCAGGGCCTACATCGCCACCCAGGGGCCGATGCTGCACACTGTGGGGGACTTCTGGGACATGGTGTGGCAGGAGAGGAGCAGCATCATCGTCATGGTTACCAGACTCAAGGAGAACAACGAG AAATGCGAGCTGTACTGGCCACAGCcgggggagaggaggaagaggaggaggagcaggacgttgaaggaggagcaggaggacgaagaggagcagagggaggaagaggaggaggaaggagataCAGGCCAATTCGGCAGATTCATCCTGAGAGTGAGAGACAGCCAAGAGAAAGACGGGTTCACTGTCACTGACCTGGAGATCCAG ctgtgtgcagAGCGCCGTCACGTCAGACACTACTGGTTCACCTCTTGGCCCGACCACCACATCCCACAATGCACCGCTCCTCTGCTGAGACTGGTCGAGGAGGTGGAGACGTACAGGAGGTCCCTCTTACCGCCCAgctctcagccaatcacagacaCCCCTGCCCCAGGTCCTGGACCAGTCATCGTCCACTGCAG TGCAGGTATCGGGAGGACAGGTTGTTTTATAGTCTGCAGTATTTGCTGTCAGCAGCTCAGAGAAACCGGTCAGGTTGACATCCTGGAGACGGTGTGTCAGCTTCGACTCGACAG AGGTGGTATGATCCAAACCACAGAGCAGTACCAGTTCCTGTACTCCACACTGGCCCAGTACAGCTCCCAGCTACAACACAGCCAG GAGCAGAACCAGCCAGTCACAGTGCCGCAGGACCAGCAGAATCCAGAGGACCAAGTCAGCACACAGCTGCAGAACCTCCAGCTAGACAACACACAGAATGGGAAGAACTGA
- the LOC123974840 gene encoding ADP-ribosylation factor-like protein 8A, whose amino-acid sequence MIALINKLLDWFKALFWKEEMELTLVGLQYSGKTTFVNVIASGQFSEDMIPTVGFNMRKITKGNVTIKLWDIGGQPRFRSMWERYCRGVSAIVYMVDAADPEKIEASKNELHNLLDKPQLQGIPVLVLGNKRDLPGALDEKELIERMNLSAIQDREICCYSISCKEKDNIDITLQWLIQHSRTKRSS is encoded by the exons ATGATAGCGCTAATCAACAAACTGTTGGACTGGTTCAAGGCGCTCTTCTGGAAAGAAGAGATGGAGCTGACCCTGGTGGGGCTGCAGTACTCCGGGAAGACGACCTTCGTCAATGTGATAGCG tccGGCCAGTTCAGCGAAGATATGATTCCTACAGTCGGGTTCAACATGAGGAAGATCACCAAAGGCAACGTTACCATCAAG CTGTGGGACATCGGCGGTCAGCCTCGGTTCAGGAGCATGTGGGAGCGTTACTGTCGAGGAGTCAGCGCCATCGT CTACATGGTGGACGCAGCAGACCCGGAGAAGATCGAAGCCTCCAAGAACGAACTCCACAACCTGCTGGACAAGCCGCAGCTGCAGGGAATTCCT GTTTTGGTTCTGGGCAACAAGAGGGACCTACCAGGAGCCCTGGATGAGAAGGAGCTGATAGAGAGGAT GAACCTGTCGGCCATCCAGGACAGAGAGATCTGCTGCTACTCCATCTCCTGCAAGGAGAAAGACAATATCg